Proteins co-encoded in one Prevotella sp. E13-27 genomic window:
- a CDS encoding AraC family transcriptional regulator, producing the protein MIKKRDGFQGERMVVLPPAQIEVEQHDELCQSLYITDIGYYPKAEHHQRTRQKAIDEYVLIYCVEGDGWYEVDGKKHQVTKNQYFILPAHKPHAYGTQHSWTIYWVHFGGSAAYVYAEGAATPQSINVTINSRIGDRLNIFEEILTTLHAGKELEDMRYASSLLHHFLASMRYLGQFRRAKAEAPTDIVDQAIHYMRENIENRMMMDDVLRYVGYSQSHFNTLFKKKAGMSPITYFNRLKIEHACRLLRTTDMKINMICYKVGIEDPLYFSRLFSKLMGMSPTDYRLKERQ; encoded by the coding sequence ATGATTAAGAAGAGGGACGGATTCCAAGGCGAACGGATGGTGGTACTGCCACCGGCGCAGATTGAGGTTGAGCAACACGACGAGCTCTGCCAAAGCCTGTATATCACCGATATAGGCTATTACCCCAAAGCCGAACACCACCAGCGCACACGCCAAAAAGCGATTGATGAGTATGTGCTGATATACTGCGTAGAAGGCGATGGCTGGTATGAGGTTGACGGAAAGAAGCATCAGGTAACTAAGAACCAGTACTTTATTCTGCCTGCCCATAAACCGCACGCTTACGGCACCCAACACAGCTGGACTATTTACTGGGTACACTTCGGAGGCTCGGCAGCTTATGTATATGCCGAAGGTGCTGCCACACCGCAAAGCATCAATGTTACCATCAACTCGCGCATTGGCGACCGGTTGAACATCTTCGAAGAGATACTTACCACGCTGCATGCCGGCAAGGAGCTTGAGGATATGCGCTACGCTAGCAGCCTGCTGCACCACTTCCTGGCCTCCATGCGCTACCTTGGCCAGTTCCGCCGCGCCAAGGCCGAAGCGCCAACCGACATCGTAGATCAGGCCATACACTACATGCGCGAGAATATCGAGAACCGCATGATGATGGACGATGTGCTGCGCTACGTGGGCTACTCGCAAAGCCACTTCAACACCCTCTTTAAGAAGAAAGCGGGCATGAGCCCTATCACCTATTTCAACCGCCTTAAAATAGAACATGCCTGTAGGCTGTTACGCACTACAGACATGAAAATAAATATGATTTGCTATAAAGTAGGCATCGAAGATCCGCTCTATTTTTCGCGCCTGTTCTCCAAACTCATGGGCATGAGCCCTACCGACTACCGCCTTAAAGAGAGGCAGTAA
- a CDS encoding DUF5107 domain-containing protein, giving the protein MVKAWREIVTIPTYEVGKPEKNPMFLEKRVYQGSSGVVYPYPVIESMSDEKVDKEYKAVYIENEYIKVMILPELGGRVQMAYDKIKQRHFVYYNHVIKPALVGLAGPWISGGIEFNWPQHHRPSTYMPVDSTIVENEDGSITVWVNEMERMFHQKGMAGFTLRPGCAYLEIQGRVSNRTNLPQTFLWWANPAVEVNDAYQSVFPPDINAVFDHGKRAVSSFPIATGTYYKMDYSAGVDISNYKNIFVPTSYMGVNSRFDFEGGYENDTQAGMLHVASHHYSPGKKQWTWGNGDFGRAWDRNLTDEATPEEMAQWHIDREGFRPYIELMAGVYTENQPDFTWLMPYEEKQFVQYFMPYREVGIVKQASKDFVMNIEQPDATHTTFKILATSKKEVRIVLEDKYGHEYYNQVVTLSPEEVLIETVDTQDAQFSDMFLTIDRPENPRMYPLLEWHAEADEIRPIPDAAEAALSPQDTKTIDQLYLTGLHLEQYRHATWSALDYYEEALRRDPLDYRCNMQMGLWYLRRARFDKAKGYLETAVKVQKKRNPNPYDGEALFYLGVVNKLLGQYGVAYNYFWKSTWNKGWADAGYFEAACISIAAEKWEDALDELERALISNSHNHKARAMKAAVLRKMGRKDEALAWIQESYTIDPFNYVCMVEEHLLTGDNAPLDRMVELMHGNIYNYHETALDYTQAGLNSEAALVLQTAINRGVEESPLTYYYLANITGIEDAQELVTKAEAVDSAYCFPNRLEDVIALSKAVANSTLYALNSKLKISKAPYYLGCLYYDKRQYDLAIENWEISAKIDPNFPTVWRNLALARFNKQGNHEQALEYMERAFHLDENDERIFMELDQLYKRLHRPHAQRLAFYEQHAELIERRDDLVLEHATLLNMLGRYEEAKQLIDNRIFHPWEGGEGKVSGQYQMCRLEIAKRNLTPSPSPKGEGSIKTATSLLEECLVFPHHLGEGKLYGSQDNDFYYFLGIAHEMLGEKEKANEYFLKGTVGPTEPAAAMYYNDAKPDKIFYAALCYRKLGQEDKARSLFNKLINYGKQHIFDHVVMDYFAVSLPDLLVWEGNLDELNRIHCLYMLALGYYGIGDKEKAMKYLEEVEAMDNNHLGARQFRTLITASL; this is encoded by the coding sequence ATGGTAAAAGCTTGGAGAGAAATCGTGACTATTCCTACCTACGAAGTAGGAAAGCCCGAAAAGAACCCGATGTTCCTGGAAAAACGTGTTTATCAGGGTTCTAGTGGCGTGGTATATCCTTATCCCGTTATCGAGTCAATGAGCGACGAGAAAGTGGATAAAGAGTACAAGGCCGTTTATATCGAGAACGAGTATATCAAGGTGATGATACTGCCCGAACTGGGCGGACGTGTGCAGATGGCTTACGATAAGATTAAGCAGCGCCACTTTGTGTATTACAACCATGTTATTAAGCCCGCATTGGTAGGCTTGGCTGGTCCTTGGATTAGTGGCGGTATCGAGTTTAACTGGCCCCAGCACCATCGTCCATCCACCTACATGCCTGTTGATAGCACCATTGTCGAGAACGAGGATGGCTCTATCACCGTATGGGTAAACGAGATGGAGCGTATGTTCCACCAAAAGGGTATGGCAGGCTTTACCCTGCGCCCTGGCTGTGCTTATCTTGAGATTCAGGGTCGTGTAAGCAATCGCACCAATCTGCCTCAGACCTTCCTGTGGTGGGCCAACCCAGCCGTTGAGGTTAACGATGCCTACCAGAGTGTGTTTCCACCCGATATCAATGCCGTGTTCGATCATGGTAAGCGTGCCGTTAGCAGTTTTCCTATAGCCACAGGAACCTATTATAAGATGGACTATTCGGCTGGTGTAGATATCTCGAACTATAAGAATATCTTTGTGCCTACCAGCTATATGGGCGTCAACTCACGCTTTGATTTCGAGGGTGGTTACGAGAACGATACCCAGGCAGGCATGCTGCATGTGGCCAGTCACCACTACTCGCCAGGTAAAAAGCAATGGACATGGGGTAACGGCGACTTTGGTCGCGCCTGGGACCGCAACCTCACCGACGAGGCTACACCCGAGGAGATGGCTCAGTGGCATATCGATCGCGAGGGCTTCCGTCCTTACATCGAGCTGATGGCAGGTGTTTATACCGAGAACCAGCCCGACTTTACCTGGCTGATGCCATACGAGGAAAAACAGTTTGTGCAGTATTTTATGCCTTATCGCGAGGTGGGCATCGTTAAGCAGGCCTCGAAGGATTTCGTGATGAACATCGAGCAGCCCGACGCTACCCATACCACCTTTAAGATTCTGGCCACTTCGAAGAAAGAGGTAAGGATAGTGCTTGAGGATAAATATGGTCATGAGTATTATAATCAGGTGGTAACCCTCTCGCCCGAGGAGGTGCTCATAGAGACGGTGGATACCCAGGATGCGCAGTTTAGCGATATGTTCTTGACTATCGATCGTCCTGAGAATCCCCGTATGTATCCGCTGTTGGAGTGGCATGCCGAGGCTGACGAAATCCGTCCTATTCCCGATGCTGCCGAGGCTGCGCTCTCTCCACAGGATACCAAGACCATCGATCAGCTTTACCTCACAGGTTTGCACCTCGAGCAGTACCGTCACGCCACCTGGAGCGCACTCGATTATTACGAGGAGGCCCTGCGCCGCGATCCGCTGGATTACCGCTGCAACATGCAGATGGGCCTGTGGTACCTGCGCCGTGCCCGTTTCGATAAGGCTAAGGGCTATCTCGAAACAGCTGTAAAGGTTCAGAAAAAACGCAATCCCAACCCCTACGATGGCGAGGCGCTGTTTTATCTGGGTGTGGTTAATAAGCTGCTGGGGCAGTATGGTGTGGCCTACAATTACTTCTGGAAATCTACCTGGAACAAGGGTTGGGCCGATGCCGGCTATTTCGAGGCTGCCTGCATCAGCATCGCTGCTGAGAAATGGGAGGATGCGCTCGACGAACTCGAACGCGCCCTCATCAGCAACAGTCACAACCATAAGGCACGTGCCATGAAGGCTGCCGTGCTGCGCAAAATGGGTAGAAAGGACGAGGCTTTGGCTTGGATTCAAGAGTCGTACACCATCGATCCATTCAACTATGTGTGCATGGTCGAGGAGCACCTGCTCACGGGCGATAACGCGCCACTCGATCGTATGGTAGAACTCATGCACGGCAACATCTATAACTACCACGAAACAGCCCTCGATTATACGCAGGCCGGTTTGAACAGCGAGGCTGCGCTGGTGCTGCAAACCGCCATCAATCGTGGGGTGGAGGAGTCGCCACTCACCTATTATTATCTGGCAAATATTACAGGTATCGAAGATGCACAGGAGTTAGTAACCAAGGCCGAGGCTGTCGATTCAGCCTATTGTTTCCCCAACCGCCTAGAGGATGTCATAGCCCTCTCTAAGGCGGTAGCAAACTCTACGCTCTACGCTCTAAACTCTAAACTAAAGATATCCAAGGCACCTTATTATCTGGGCTGCTTGTACTACGATAAGCGCCAGTACGATTTAGCCATCGAGAATTGGGAAATCTCTGCCAAGATTGATCCTAACTTCCCAACCGTATGGCGCAACCTGGCTCTCGCTCGTTTTAACAAACAGGGTAATCATGAGCAGGCACTCGAATACATGGAGCGCGCCTTCCACCTGGATGAGAACGATGAGCGCATATTCATGGAGCTCGACCAGCTTTACAAGCGCCTGCACCGTCCGCATGCCCAGCGCCTGGCCTTCTACGAGCAGCATGCCGAGCTGATAGAGCGCCGCGACGACCTCGTACTCGAACATGCCACCCTGCTAAACATGCTGGGTCGCTACGAAGAGGCTAAGCAGCTCATCGATAACCGCATCTTCCATCCTTGGGAAGGTGGCGAAGGCAAGGTGAGCGGTCAATATCAGATGTGTCGTTTGGAGATTGCGAAGAGGAACCTCACCCCCAGCCCCTCTCCAAAGGGCGAGGGGAGTATTAAGACTGCCACTAGCTTACTTGAGGAGTGTCTTGTATTCCCACATCATCTTGGCGAGGGAAAACTATATGGTTCGCAGGATAATGATTTCTACTACTTCTTGGGCATTGCCCACGAGATGCTGGGCGAGAAAGAGAAGGCAAATGAGTATTTCTTGAAAGGCACCGTAGGCCCAACCGAGCCCGCAGCCGCTATGTACTACAACGATGCCAAGCCCGATAAAATCTTCTATGCCGCCCTGTGCTACCGCAAGCTCGGTCAGGAAGATAAGGCCCGCTCACTGTTCAATAAGCTCATCAACTACGGCAAGCAGCACATCTTCGACCATGTGGTGATGGACTACTTTGCCGTGTCGCTGCCCGACTTGCTGGTATGGGAGGGCAACCTCGACGAGCTTAACCGCATCCACTGCCTGTACATGCTCGCCCTGGGCTATTACGGCATTGGCGACAAAGAAAAGGCCATGAAGTACCTTGAAGAGGTCGAGGCTATGGACAACAATCACCTCGGCGCCCGTCAGTTCCGAACGCTGATTACTGCCTCTCTTTAA
- a CDS encoding sugar porter family MFS transporter has translation MQSYSKGFLYFICAVSAMGGLLFGYDWVVIGGAKPFYELYFAISHSPLMQGVAMTTALIGCLVGAMVAGAAADKYGRKPLLMTSAVLFTVSAVATGLFNDFTLFNIARFVGGIGIGVASALAPMYIAEVSPAEIRGRMVSLNQMTIVLGILGAQIVNMLLARDTAVAESQAWNVEWGWRWMFWAETAPAALFLLMSFFIPESPVYLSEVRGKRLEARDYPQPQKYSLTSHLSLLTSKKYRKVLLLGLVIAVFQQWCGTNVIFNYAQEIFVGAGFDVDGMFINIVITGIANVVFTFVALYTIEKWGRRTLILIGAGGLGLIYLTLGTCYFMGMTGMLMVALVVAAISVYAMTLGPVTWTLLAEIFPHRVRGIAMATCTFALWVGCCTLTFSFPSMNAALGSSGTFWIYSGICVCAFIYLLRNCPETKGKSLEELEKELVKS, from the coding sequence ATGCAAAGCTATAGCAAAGGTTTTCTGTATTTTATCTGCGCCGTGTCGGCCATGGGCGGACTGCTTTTTGGTTACGACTGGGTGGTGATAGGCGGTGCCAAACCGTTTTATGAGTTGTATTTTGCCATTAGCCATTCGCCTTTAATGCAAGGTGTAGCTATGACTACGGCCTTGATTGGTTGTCTGGTAGGTGCGATGGTGGCTGGTGCTGCTGCCGATAAGTACGGTCGCAAACCGCTGTTGATGACATCGGCAGTACTGTTTACGGTATCAGCTGTTGCAACGGGCTTGTTCAATGATTTCACCTTATTTAATATAGCCCGTTTTGTGGGTGGTATCGGCATTGGTGTGGCTTCGGCCTTGGCACCAATGTATATAGCCGAGGTGAGTCCGGCTGAGATTCGCGGTCGCATGGTGAGTCTGAACCAGATGACCATTGTGCTTGGCATACTTGGTGCGCAAATTGTAAATATGCTTTTGGCGCGCGATACGGCTGTAGCCGAGAGTCAGGCGTGGAATGTGGAGTGGGGCTGGCGCTGGATGTTCTGGGCCGAAACAGCTCCTGCAGCATTGTTCCTGCTGATGAGTTTTTTCATTCCTGAAAGTCCTGTGTATTTGTCAGAGGTTAGAGGTAAGAGGTTAGAGGCAAGAGATTACCCTCAGCCACAAAAGTATTCTCTCACCTCTCACCTCTCACTTCTCACCTCTAAAAAATACCGCAAGGTTTTGCTGTTGGGTTTGGTTATAGCCGTATTCCAGCAGTGGTGCGGTACCAACGTGATTTTTAACTACGCTCAGGAGATTTTTGTGGGTGCAGGCTTCGATGTGGATGGTATGTTTATCAATATTGTGATTACAGGTATCGCCAATGTGGTGTTTACGTTTGTGGCACTCTATACCATCGAGAAGTGGGGCCGCCGCACGCTCATCCTGATTGGTGCCGGCGGACTGGGACTGATTTACCTTACGCTTGGCACCTGCTACTTTATGGGTATGACCGGCATGCTGATGGTGGCCCTGGTAGTGGCAGCTATCTCTGTGTATGCCATGACGTTAGGCCCTGTTACGTGGACGCTGCTGGCCGAGATATTTCCACACCGTGTGCGTGGCATCGCCATGGCTACGTGTACTTTTGCCCTTTGGGTGGGCTGTTGCACGCTTACCTTCTCGTTCCCATCCATGAATGCGGCCTTAGGTAGTAGCGGTACGTTCTGGATTTATAGCGGCATCTGCGTGTGTGCCTTTATCTACCTGCTGCGTAACTGCCCCGAAACCAAAGGCAAGAGTCTGGAGGAACTTGAGAAAGAATTAGTAAAATCGTGA
- a CDS encoding D-2-hydroxyacid dehydrogenase codes for MMNTKIVVLDGFTAVGKPAEESNDAWQELMSMGDLTVYDRTNKEQTVDRAAEADILLTNKVVIGRREMEQLPRLKYIGVLATGYNVVDIKAAREHGIVVTNVPAYSTESVAQMVFAHLLTVTNRTEHYAKQNRGGRWSASQDFCYWDTNLMELAGKTFGIVGLGNIGMRVAQIALAFGMKVKALTSKKNSELPVGVESVDVHELFETSDVLSLHCPLTDKTRHMVNAETLALMKPTAIVINTGRGPLVDDDAVAEALSESRIAAYCADVLTEEPPKANNQLLSQQNAFITPHVAWATVEARARLLSIAMDNVSAFISGDPKNVVS; via the coding sequence ATGATGAATACGAAGATTGTTGTGCTTGATGGTTTCACTGCCGTAGGAAAACCTGCCGAGGAAAGTAATGACGCTTGGCAAGAGCTGATGTCGATGGGCGATTTGACGGTTTATGACCGCACGAACAAGGAACAGACGGTGGATAGAGCAGCCGAGGCAGACATATTGCTAACTAACAAGGTCGTAATAGGCAGAAGGGAAATGGAGCAGTTGCCGCGTCTGAAATATATAGGTGTGCTTGCCACGGGATATAACGTGGTGGATATAAAGGCTGCTCGTGAGCATGGCATTGTTGTGACAAACGTTCCAGCATACAGTACAGAGAGTGTGGCGCAGATGGTGTTTGCTCATCTGCTTACTGTTACAAACCGTACAGAGCATTATGCTAAGCAGAATAGGGGAGGACGATGGAGCGCCAGCCAGGATTTCTGCTACTGGGACACAAACCTAATGGAACTGGCAGGCAAAACCTTTGGCATCGTGGGGCTGGGAAACATTGGCATGCGTGTGGCGCAGATAGCCCTTGCCTTCGGCATGAAGGTTAAGGCGCTGACAAGCAAGAAAAACAGCGAGTTGCCTGTAGGCGTAGAGAGTGTGGATGTCCATGAGCTGTTCGAAACATCCGATGTGCTGTCGTTGCACTGTCCCCTGACAGACAAGACTCGACACATGGTTAACGCAGAGACACTCGCGCTGATGAAGCCTACTGCAATAGTGATAAACACCGGTCGAGGACCGTTGGTTGACGATGACGCCGTGGCTGAGGCTTTATCGGAGAGCAGAATTGCCGCCTATTGTGCCGATGTGCTCACTGAGGAGCCGCCAAAGGCTAATAATCAGTTGCTAAGTCAGCAGAACGCTTTCATCACACCTCATGTGGCATGGGCAACAGTGGAGGCTCGTGCACGACTGCTGAGCATTGCCATGGATAATGTGAGTGCTTTCATAAGTGGCGACCCGAAAAACGTCGTTTCGTAG
- a CDS encoding TolC family protein has protein sequence MRKYLSVLLVALALPSSAQQVLTLDSCRAMALRNNKQMDVSRLKQDVAKNVRKSMRTKYLPHISALGTYQYTSEEVSILNNDQKTSLQNLGTGVVGGVKSGISGSLTSGLSQANSLLASLGIPAAAIAKLNTDFMATMNKDMGTAESYLNAEGQKIVDAFRTDTRHVWAGSIMALQPIFMGGSIIAMNKMATIAERMTENTASAQRQSVIYSVDVAYWQVVSLKHKKKLAESFLDVVKKLDSDVQKMIAEGVATRSDGLSVSVKVNEAEMAVQKVNDGLVLSKMLLCQMTGMPMDGNIILADEDAEDLTILTSTPTLTVEQAMENRPELKLLDNAVDMARQSTNLMKAGYMPQVLLMGGYAVSNPNVLNGFEKKWGGFWNVGVLMRVPLWNWGDTYYKVRATKSAAAIARLELAEVQEKVELQVNQVKFKAEEANKRLVMALTSVEKANENLRSVNLAFREGVATPTLVMEAQTAWLQAQSQKIDAQIDVRLTQIDLKKVGGTLDVE, from the coding sequence ATGAGAAAGTATTTAAGTGTTTTGCTCGTGGCATTAGCACTGCCTTCCAGCGCCCAGCAGGTGCTGACGCTTGACAGCTGTCGTGCCATGGCTCTGCGCAACAACAAGCAGATGGATGTGTCACGTCTGAAACAGGATGTGGCGAAAAACGTCCGCAAGTCTATGCGCACTAAATATCTGCCTCACATCTCAGCACTTGGAACATATCAGTACACAAGTGAAGAGGTGTCCATTCTGAACAACGACCAGAAAACATCGCTGCAGAACCTGGGCACTGGCGTAGTAGGCGGAGTGAAGAGTGGTATAAGCGGAAGCTTGACTTCAGGACTCTCGCAGGCAAACTCGTTGTTGGCATCGCTCGGCATACCTGCTGCTGCCATCGCCAAGTTGAATACCGACTTCATGGCGACAATGAACAAGGATATGGGTACGGCAGAGAGTTATCTGAATGCTGAAGGACAGAAGATTGTTGATGCCTTCCGCACCGACACACGTCATGTGTGGGCTGGCTCGATAATGGCCTTGCAGCCAATATTCATGGGCGGTAGCATCATTGCCATGAATAAGATGGCTACGATTGCTGAGCGTATGACGGAGAACACCGCAAGCGCACAGCGACAGTCCGTAATCTATTCTGTAGATGTGGCTTATTGGCAGGTTGTTTCGCTGAAGCACAAGAAGAAATTGGCAGAGAGCTTCCTCGACGTAGTGAAAAAACTGGACAGCGATGTGCAGAAGATGATAGCCGAGGGAGTGGCAACACGTAGCGACGGACTGAGTGTAAGCGTGAAGGTCAACGAGGCTGAGATGGCTGTGCAGAAGGTTAATGACGGACTGGTGCTGTCGAAGATGCTTCTCTGTCAGATGACAGGAATGCCAATGGATGGCAACATCATTCTTGCTGACGAGGACGCTGAGGATCTGACAATCCTTACGTCAACACCAACACTCACCGTTGAGCAGGCTATGGAGAACCGTCCGGAGCTGAAACTGCTTGACAATGCAGTAGATATGGCACGTCAGAGCACAAATCTCATGAAGGCAGGATACATGCCACAGGTGCTACTGATGGGTGGATATGCTGTGAGCAACCCTAACGTGCTGAACGGCTTTGAGAAGAAGTGGGGCGGTTTCTGGAACGTGGGCGTACTGATGCGTGTGCCTCTTTGGAACTGGGGCGACACTTACTATAAGGTACGCGCAACAAAAAGCGCTGCTGCAATAGCAAGATTGGAGCTGGCTGAGGTTCAGGAGAAGGTGGAACTTCAGGTGAACCAAGTAAAGTTCAAGGCAGAAGAGGCAAATAAACGACTGGTCATGGCGCTGACAAGCGTGGAAAAGGCTAACGAGAATCTACGCTCAGTAAACCTTGCTTTCCGCGAAGGCGTGGCAACACCAACACTGGTGATGGAAGCTCAGACAGCATGGCTGCAGGCACAGTCACAGAAAATTGATGCACAGATTGACGTACGTCTCACTCAGATTGACCTTAAGAAGGTTGGAGGTACGCTCGATGTGGAATAG
- a CDS encoding HlyD family secretion protein — MSATTQHKNILYAILGFACVVILVALIGFFALGRDPEMIQGQVEVSEYRVSSKVPGRILEIRVQEGDFVKAGDTLAIIDAPEVRAKMQQAEGAQAGAAAMEQMARNGARQEQVQGAFQLLEKAKAGLEIAEKSYNRVQRLYDEGVMSAQKRDEAYANYKAMQATVKAAQSQYDMAVNGARQEEKMAAQGQLERAKGAVQEVTSYIGETVQVAQMDGEVSSIYPKVGELVGTGSPIMTISMMNDVWGAFNVREDQLAGMQVGTEFNAYVPAFDKEMKMKVFYMKDQGSYAVWKATKANGQYDLKTFEVKARPVETIEGLRPGMSLIIK; from the coding sequence ATGTCAGCAACAACTCAACATAAAAACATTCTGTATGCAATACTCGGTTTTGCATGCGTTGTGATATTAGTAGCTCTAATAGGCTTCTTTGCCTTGGGACGTGACCCTGAAATGATACAGGGTCAAGTGGAAGTGTCGGAGTATCGTGTGTCAAGTAAGGTGCCGGGACGTATCTTGGAGATTAGAGTTCAGGAGGGCGATTTTGTGAAGGCTGGTGATACTCTCGCCATCATTGATGCACCTGAGGTGCGTGCCAAAATGCAGCAGGCAGAGGGTGCACAGGCTGGAGCTGCTGCTATGGAGCAGATGGCTCGCAACGGCGCACGACAGGAACAGGTGCAGGGCGCATTCCAACTCCTGGAGAAGGCAAAGGCGGGTCTAGAAATTGCAGAAAAGTCATACAACCGTGTACAGCGTCTTTATGACGAAGGTGTGATGAGTGCTCAGAAACGTGACGAGGCTTATGCAAACTATAAGGCTATGCAGGCAACGGTAAAGGCTGCACAGAGCCAGTACGATATGGCTGTCAATGGCGCCCGTCAGGAAGAGAAGATGGCTGCACAGGGTCAGCTCGAGCGTGCCAAGGGCGCAGTGCAGGAGGTGACAAGCTACATTGGCGAGACGGTACAGGTGGCTCAGATGGACGGCGAGGTGAGCAGCATCTATCCTAAGGTGGGTGAGCTCGTTGGTACCGGCAGTCCTATAATGACCATTTCAATGATGAACGATGTGTGGGGCGCATTCAATGTTCGTGAGGATCAGCTTGCAGGAATGCAGGTTGGCACAGAGTTCAATGCGTATGTTCCTGCTTTTGACAAGGAAATGAAGATGAAGGTCTTCTATATGAAAGACCAAGGCTCATATGCTGTGTGGAAGGCTACAAAAGCCAACGGACAGTATGACCTGAAGACTTTTGAAGTGAAGGCTCGTCCTGTTGAGACTATCGAGGGTCTTCGTCCAGGCATGTCGCTCATTATAAAATAA
- a CDS encoding ABC transporter permease, with protein MKVVKRFFDIVLRELLILRGNHIYLFCMFVFPILVIVFFTSMMDDGLPTSMPVGVVDSDNTSTTRALTRRLDAFQMSHVVARYPSVMDARKAIQRNEIYAFLYIPKGTTDNLLSSRQPKISFYYSMTSLASGALLMKDLKTISTLGSAAVGQATLQAKGATDLQIQTLLQPIKVDLHQIANPWTSYNVYLSTVFVPGLIMLFIFLISAYSLGTELKFDTGKEWLEMANGNILVAILGKFLPHTLIFLAIVYGYEWYVFMHLGFPHNGSAWMLALIGLMQVLASQGFGIFAFGLMPSLRMSMSVCSLWAVLSFSMAGNAFPVMGMDGPLQSLSWLFPLRHYYMMYQITVFNGFPLIEAWFHFAALVAFMLLPWFVVKKIKNAMLTYVYIP; from the coding sequence ATAAAGGTCGTGAAGAGATTTTTTGACATAGTGTTGCGTGAGCTGCTGATTCTTCGAGGGAATCACATCTATCTCTTCTGTATGTTTGTCTTTCCAATACTGGTGATAGTATTTTTCACCTCTATGATGGACGACGGACTGCCCACGAGTATGCCCGTAGGTGTGGTTGATTCGGACAATACCTCCACAACTCGAGCACTGACACGCCGTCTTGATGCTTTCCAGATGTCACATGTCGTGGCTCGCTATCCTAGCGTCATGGATGCACGAAAGGCTATTCAGAGGAACGAGATTTATGCATTCCTCTATATACCGAAAGGAACGACAGACAACCTGTTGTCAAGCAGACAGCCGAAGATTTCGTTCTATTACTCCATGACATCGCTTGCTTCAGGTGCTCTACTGATGAAAGACCTGAAGACAATATCAACACTTGGATCTGCCGCCGTGGGCCAGGCAACACTGCAAGCAAAAGGTGCTACTGATCTGCAGATACAGACACTGCTACAGCCTATAAAGGTGGATCTGCACCAGATAGCAAATCCATGGACGAGCTATAATGTCTATCTGTCAACTGTTTTCGTCCCAGGTCTGATAATGCTGTTCATATTCCTTATCTCAGCCTACTCGCTGGGTACGGAACTGAAGTTTGATACAGGTAAAGAGTGGTTGGAGATGGCTAATGGCAACATCCTTGTAGCTATATTAGGCAAGTTCCTGCCTCATACACTTATCTTCCTTGCCATAGTCTATGGCTATGAATGGTATGTGTTCATGCATCTTGGCTTCCCACACAATGGAAGTGCATGGATGTTGGCGCTGATTGGACTGATGCAGGTATTAGCGTCTCAGGGCTTCGGCATTTTTGCTTTCGGACTGATGCCTTCACTGCGTATGTCGATGAGTGTCTGTTCGCTATGGGCGGTGCTAAGCTTCTCAATGGCAGGTAACGCTTTCCCAGTGATGGGTATGGATGGTCCACTTCAGTCGTTGTCGTGGCTGTTCCCTCTGCGTCACTATTATATGATGTATCAGATAACCGTGTTCAACGGATTCCCGCTGATTGAGGCATGGTTCCACTTTGCTGCACTGGTGGCATTCATGCTGCTGCCATGGTTCGTGGTGAAGAAAATAAAGAATGCAATGCTTACCTATGTCTATATTCCATAA